A part of Neoarius graeffei isolate fNeoGra1 chromosome 22, fNeoGra1.pri, whole genome shotgun sequence genomic DNA contains:
- the LOC132870816 gene encoding sterile alpha motif domain-containing protein 3-like — MVDAWSTHEVCLWLEQNSLSEAKQIFFEQQIDGETLLGLTERMVEKLFPIMKHQVLFLKELEKLRSTSSAQKSNPTCDTLPVESNTHQQAHVSWPALYTLPVMPPELQEALHGKDPSFKKKDKSHLRALLIQVLFDHITTYTWYPNHKKYTDVLGCLITRFPFLRDHSSTGYDTLLECLRNKFKKERSPLVNFPKVMEMKRKFGTKKQRSVDHESLEDSPAYQRAKRRRTEAIQACWGSLDPTQEIVVELESVGEDDLSFQEHLNAINNELRRRQPDLTQIMDRMKRTLYKRVEVTAKPTGEVMQMFTFFQIPELLHYEMRLRFGQDMELNLQNALTTITPNIIRAAQQGNHKEQLTTWLTEATTDDHLKSAAILILPELFKERSKFFYCLDEEPCSPFPVMVIDNAVNPLLCSNNVSIKMDGVTVTSGEMDIPHALQCLLEIYFIFGVEYPKQIRHTLSFVEHYFFKIQNTPVSIPVLKLYNQICS; from the exons AACAACAGATTGATGGGGAAACACTACTGGGACTAACAGAGCGGATGGTAGAAAAACTGTTTCCCATCATGAAACACCAGGTCTTGTTTTTGAAAGAGTTGGAGAAGTTGCGCAGCACATCATCAGCACA AAAATCCAATCCAACATGTGACACACTACCTGTAGAGTCAAATACTCA TCAACAAGCTCATGTGTCATGGCCAGCACTGTATACCCTGCCTGTTATGCCACCAGAGCTACAGGAAGCTCTACACGGAAAAGATCCATCTTTCAAaaaaaaggataaatcacacttgAGAGCATTGTTAATACAAGTTCTATTTGACCACATAACAACGTACACATG GTACCCTAACCATAAAAAATACACTGATGTTCTCGGATGTCTGATCACCAGATTTCCCTTTTTGAGAGACCACAGCAGCACTGGATAT GATACCTTGCTGGAGTGCTTAAGGAACAAGTTTAAAAAGGAAAGGTCTCCCTTGGTGAACTTCCCAAAAGTTATGGAGATGAAGAGGAAGTTTGGGACAAAGAAACAGCGAAGTGTAGACCATGAGTCTCTGGAGGACTCACCTGCATATCAG AGGGCAAAGAGACGCAGGACAGAAGCAATCCAGGCATGTTGGGGGAGCTTGGATCCAACACAAGAG ATTGTAGTGGAACTTGAGAGTGTTGGGGAGGATGACCTGAGTTTTCAGGAACATCTAAATGCGATTAATAATGAGCTACGCCGGCGACAGCCAGATCTAACACAAATCATGGATAGGATGAAGCGCACTCTTTATAAAAGGGTTGAAGTCACGGCCAAGCCAACAGGCGAAGTCATGCAGATGTTCACCTTTTTTCAGATTCCCGAACTG TTGCATTATGAAATGAGGCTGCGGTTCGGTCAGGACATGGAGCTAAATCTCCAGAATGCCCTCACGACAATCACGCCAAACATCATCAGGGCGGCTCAGCAGGGGAACCACAAGGAACAACTGACCACCTGGCTGACAGAGGCCACCACAGATG ATCATCTGAAGAGTGCTGCCATCCTCATCCTGCCAGAGCTCTTCAAAGAAAGATCAAAGTTTTTCTACTGCTTGGATGAG GAGCCATGCAGCCCGTTTCCAGTCATGGTCATTGACAATGCTGTGAATCCCCTCCTATGCTCCAACAACGTCTCGATCAAGATGGATGGAGTCACTGTCACAAGTGGGGAGATGGACATCCCTCATGCACTCCAATGTCTTTtggaaatttattttatttttggtgtGGAGTACCCAAAGCAAATCCGACACACCTTGAGTTTTGTGgaacattatttttttaaaattcaaaatACCCCAGTTTCTATTCCTGTCCTCAAACTGTATAACCAAATTTGTTCatga
- the marcksl1b gene encoding MARCKS-related protein 1-B: protein MGSQASKGGVTAEGKAAAAASPDTAGAKSNGQENGHVKTNGDVSAKAEGDSGATTNGSAEAAKEAEAGAGDAIEPAPAAEGDGAKPEGEATKETPKKKKKKFSLKNSFKFKGLSLKKSKKANTEVKEEAVKEEEKKEEKPAENGATEEKKEEEVKPEENAAAAAAAPAAAAPAETPKAEEAPPKTEEAAAPKEEAATPSAEPTKPTEETNSTPAASEQKE, encoded by the exons ATGGGATCACAGGCATCTAAGGGAGGAGTGACTGCGGAGGGCAAAGCCGCCGCCGCCGCATCACCGGACACCGCCGGGGCCAAGAGTAACGGACAG GAGAACGGGCACGTCAAGACGAACGGCGACGTTTCTGCCAAAGCAGAGGGCGACTCCGGCGCCACCACTAACGGCTCGGCTGAGGCTGCCAAGGAGGCCGAAGCTGGAGCTGGAGACGCCATCGAACCTGCACCCGCCGCCGAGGGTGACGGCGCCAAGCCTGAGGGTGAAGCGACCAAGGAGACacctaaaaagaagaagaagaagttctcGCTGAAGAATTCGTTCAAGTTCAAGGGTCTGTCGCTGAAGAAGAGCAAGAAGGCGAACACCGAGGTGAAGGAAGAGGCTGTCAAGGAGGaagagaagaaggaggagaagccGGCTGAGAATGGTGCCACtgaggagaagaaggaggaagAGGTCAAGCCTGAGGAGAACGCTGCTGCTGCCGCTGCCGCCCCTGCTGCTGCTGCCCCGGCTGAGACCCCCAAGGCTGAAGAGGCTCCTCCTAAAACCGAGGAAGCCGCTGCCCCCAAGGAAGAGGCCGCCACCCCTTCGGCTGAGCCCACGAAACCGACAGAGGAGACCAACTCAACACCTGCAGCATCCGAACAGAAGGAGTGA